A stretch of the Actinomyces qiguomingii genome encodes the following:
- a CDS encoding ABC transporter permease, with protein sequence MTHLLLADLRGHASSWTWACVFAVVAGACVSGQFMVMHGALHTASAATGVNKWGIPIRTDMTDTAHTVTAFIIVSVVLAMAAVLTSTAALVIAQQQRDHGLWRALGMRPGTLRAILLGQLAVVGAVGSLGGGALGWPVARVMVSLLIDQEAALPGTTPQWEAGDLIWTAVAVAGAEMVGGWGPARRAARATEMELLAGRGGAGKAWSLRRLLGMLTRFALAGGLAAGMVAAAAALHRSGTMTEDAVNAAMLGSFAALGLVCVLTPGLVPLLERLLGLLPARGPAWLVATRTAALQSRRSATTVLPFLVAIGLVAVMFGAVHAGIGSMRLSGFLSVCGLALVTAWSGGVAVIAMSASSRRRDAALLEAAGARERTVLAAQVLEGTLHAGVAVILGMFVSVATSVFMAAVSGEGVLATVARGPWGELGVVGGLTLVTTCLAVVLSARAGDRGSVGEVLRARE encoded by the coding sequence ATGACGCATCTGCTGCTCGCCGACCTGCGGGGCCACGCCTCCTCCTGGACCTGGGCCTGCGTATTCGCGGTGGTGGCCGGGGCGTGCGTATCCGGCCAATTCATGGTCATGCACGGCGCGCTGCACACGGCGTCCGCGGCCACCGGCGTCAACAAGTGGGGTATTCCCATCCGCACCGACATGACCGACACCGCCCACACGGTGACTGCCTTCATCATCGTCTCCGTGGTGCTGGCGATGGCGGCGGTGCTCACTTCGACGGCCGCGCTCGTGATCGCTCAGCAGCAGCGGGACCATGGACTGTGGCGGGCGTTGGGGATGCGTCCGGGGACGCTGCGCGCGATTCTCCTCGGACAGCTGGCCGTCGTCGGCGCCGTCGGCTCCCTCGGCGGCGGTGCGCTCGGCTGGCCGGTCGCCCGCGTGATGGTGTCGCTGCTCATCGACCAGGAGGCGGCACTGCCCGGGACAACGCCGCAGTGGGAGGCGGGGGATCTGATCTGGACCGCAGTGGCAGTCGCAGGGGCCGAGATGGTCGGCGGCTGGGGGCCCGCGCGGCGGGCCGCCCGGGCGACGGAAATGGAACTGCTTGCCGGCCGAGGCGGCGCCGGGAAGGCATGGAGTCTGCGGCGACTGCTCGGGATGCTGACCCGATTCGCTCTGGCCGGCGGGCTGGCAGCCGGGATGGTTGCCGCGGCAGCGGCCCTGCACCGCTCCGGGACGATGACCGAGGACGCCGTCAATGCGGCGATGCTGGGTTCCTTCGCCGCGCTGGGGCTGGTGTGTGTGCTGACGCCCGGCCTGGTTCCTCTCCTTGAGCGGCTGCTCGGGCTGCTGCCGGCCCGCGGCCCCGCCTGGCTGGTGGCCACCAGGACGGCTGCGCTGCAGTCGCGCCGCTCGGCCACCACGGTGCTGCCGTTCCTGGTGGCGATCGGCCTGGTGGCCGTCATGTTCGGTGCCGTGCACGCCGGCATCGGCTCTATGCGCTTGTCCGGCTTCCTGTCCGTCTGCGGGCTGGCGCTGGTGACCGCCTGGAGTGGCGGTGTCGCGGTGATCGCCATGAGCGCCAGCAGTCGACGCCGCGACGCGGCACTGTTGGAGGCCGCCGGTGCCCGGGAGCGCACGGTGCTCGCGGCGCAGGTGTTGGAGGGGACGCTGCACGCCGGCGTCGCCGTAATACTCGGGATGTTCGTCTCGGTGGCTACCAGCGTCTTCATGGCGGCCGTATCCGGGGAGGGAGTGTTGGCAACAGTGGCCCGTGGTCCGTGGGGAGAACTCGGCGTGGTGGGCGGGCTTACGCTGGTCACGACCTGCCTGGCCGTCGTGCTCTCGGCACGGGCGGGAGACCGGGGGAGCGTAGGCGAGGTTCTACGAGCGCGGGAGTAG
- a CDS encoding ribbon-helix-helix protein, CopG family: MRLDAKTIAALTAPAEAEGITTRSEAIRAAVREWARVA, from the coding sequence GTGCGCCTGGACGCCAAGACGATCGCCGCCCTGACCGCACCAGCCGAGGCAGAGGGAATCACCACACGCTCGGAGGCTATCCGCGCCGCCGTGCGCGAGTGGGCACGCGTTGCCTGA